Genomic DNA from Sphingomonas hankookensis:
GAAATTGCCGGGCGCGAGCAGGTCGTCGGCAAGTCCCGCTTCGGCCAGCGCGGCACGCCATCCGGTCACGCGCCAGCCGCTCAGTTCATAATCGGTCGCCCCGGCGATCAGGCCGATCCGGCGATGGCCGAGCGCGATCAGATGGTCGGTCGCCATCCGCGCGGCATCTTCGTCACCCATGATCAGCGAAAATCCGGGACCGGGCGTCAGCGATCCGATCCGCGCGATGCTGATGCCGTGGCGCTCTAGGAGGTCGAGGATGACCGGGTCCTGCGAATGCGGCGGGGTCAGGATCACGCCGTCCGGTCGCAACGCACCGATCGCGCCCAGCAGTTCGCGCTCGATATGGTCGCTATGCGTATCGACCAGCTCGAGGATCAGACGATAGCCGTGCCGTCCGCAGGTCAGCATCCCGCCGAGCAGCATCTGGTCGACCCAGTCGGTACCTTCGCGGTTCTGCCAGCCGGCGATCGTGCGGTCGCGGTCGTTGAGCGCGAGGATCAGGCGCGATTTCGATCCGCCCATGCGCTGCGCCGCGATCAGCGGGACATAGCCCAGCCGGTTGATCGAGCCGCGCACCCGCTCCGCCATTTCGGGGCGGACATTGGGTTCGTTGTTGATGACCCGGCTGACGGTCTGCAGCGACACCCCGGCATCGGCCGCGACATGCTTGATCGTCACCGCCTGACGACGGCGTGGCATCAGGGTCGATCCGCTGGGCAATAGCGCGCGACATAGTCGCCGTGCGGCGGCATCGTCGCGACGGTATCCGCCACCTGCCGCCGAATCATCGACAACAGCCGGTCGAGCTCCGCATCGCTCAGCTTGTCGGCGATCGGGTGATAGCCCTCCGGTACGATCCCCTGCCCCATCATCACCTGCACCCAGCTATTCTCGCCGAACAATTCCTCGTTGCGGCGGAATACCCGTCCGCTCTGGCGGAACAAGTCGATTTTCTGTTGCAGCGTCGTCGGTACGTCCATGGCGGCACATTGCCGCCAGAACGGAGAGTCGCGCCGGTCGGTAACCTTGTAATGCAGGATCAGGAAGTCGCGGATCTGTT
This window encodes:
- a CDS encoding LacI family DNA-binding transcriptional regulator encodes the protein MPRRRQAVTIKHVAADAGVSLQTVSRVINNEPNVRPEMAERVRGSINRLGYVPLIAAQRMGGSKSRLILALNDRDRTIAGWQNREGTDWVDQMLLGGMLTCGRHGYRLILELVDTHSDHIERELLGAIGALRPDGVILTPPHSQDPVILDLLERHGISIARIGSLTPGPGFSLIMGDEDAARMATDHLIALGHRRIGLIAGATDYELSGWRVTGWRAALAEAGLADDLLAPGNFDYASGRAAANSLLAAADPPTAIIASSDQMAIATLEYARERGLRVPEDLSIISFDDTPVARFASPPLTAVVQPIAAVATLAVERIIAEQAQDDLPTEPVYVAADLAVRGSTAPPPRR